The genome window CAATTACGGAATGGCTTAGCGCTAGCTGCGAGAGGATTTTTAATTCCTTGTGTTGTAACAAATTTTTTACCTGATAATTTAAAAATGGGCGCTAATACCATTGATTACAGGTTTTTGTTTTGTAATTGTTGGTATATTTAAGCCTTGAACTTTATTCAATAAATATGAAAATTATTACTACTATTTCAATAGTTGTGCTGTCAGGCACATTTGCTTTAGGGCAAACTGTTGCCGTAAGCGGCACGGTTAACAATCAAAAAGGGCAACCGGTTCCCTATGCTTTTGTACGCGACGCCCAGCATAATTACGCCACTTTTGCCGATTCGACAGGCTCATTTGTATTAAAGGCAGACCCCGCTTCGGCACTGCAGGTTTCGGCAGTTAATTATAAGGAGACCCATGTACGGATTGAAAATAAAACCAACGTGAACGTGGTATTGCCCGCCGATGCGGTTACCGATGGGGTAAGTTCACTTAATTCAATCAAACAAAATGCAAACAGCGGGTTTTTACAGGCCAGGCAGCAGTTGGTTGCAGAGGGTGTGGGTGTTCAAACGGTAAGGGAGGGTTTTCAACAGGAAGCCACAAGGGGCAGCCGCTACCTTTACAGCGATTGGGTACCCGCCTTTGGTATTGGAAAAAATGAGACGATCATATTTGAGAATACCAATTTTTACAACTATGATAAATTGAACGGAAGCATCATTTATACCAACGACGGCAAGTCAATGGCGCAGGTATCTCCCGACCAGATTAAAAGCTTTAGTTTATTTGACAGAAAAGGGCATGCCCATGTTTATGAAAACGCACCGGCAATAAACGGAAAACCGTTTGTTGAAGTGTTGGTAAGCACCCCTAAATACAAGATCTACAAAAAAATTGACACCAAATTACAGCGGGCTGATTTTCATACCGATGGCGTGCTGGAGATGGGCCATCGGTATGATGAGTATGTAGATGTGGAACGCTATTATTTTGTTGGCGCCGATGGGAAACCACAAGCCATCTCGCTTAAAAAGAGTGCGTTGAAGAAACTTTTGGGAGGCGAAGCAGATGCTTTTATAGCCTCACAGGGATCAAGGGATGTTGATGAGGATTATGTGAGGGATTTGGGGAACAGCCTGATTAAGTAGCATAGATTATCGATAAAATAACAAAGCCGGAAATTGAAACTCCGGCTTTGTTATTTTATAAAGCGCTTAATAATACAATGGAATTTTTGCAGTTGAATTACGATATATCAACAGTTCCAAAGAATGTAAATGAAGTTCCATTACCTCTGTAAATTGTAACATTTAAAATAAAAAATGTAGTTGTTCCTTCTTGTCTGTAGGAGCCCGTGGCTGTGGCACCTGTGCCAAATTGCTGTGTTCCGTTATTGAAAACAGTAACGGATGTGACACTGGAGCTCGACCCATACAAATCATAAATAATAGCTGAATTAAGGGGGTCAGGCACTCCGCCTACAAATTGCAAAAGTGGCTTTGGTTTAACTAATGGAAGGTTAATTT of Mucilaginibacter xinganensis contains these proteins:
- a CDS encoding carboxypeptidase-like regulatory domain-containing protein, whose product is MKIITTISIVVLSGTFALGQTVAVSGTVNNQKGQPVPYAFVRDAQHNYATFADSTGSFVLKADPASALQVSAVNYKETHVRIENKTNVNVVLPADAVTDGVSSLNSIKQNANSGFLQARQQLVAEGVGVQTVREGFQQEATRGSRYLYSDWVPAFGIGKNETIIFENTNFYNYDKLNGSIIYTNDGKSMAQVSPDQIKSFSLFDRKGHAHVYENAPAINGKPFVEVLVSTPKYKIYKKIDTKLQRADFHTDGVLEMGHRYDEYVDVERYYFVGADGKPQAISLKKSALKKLLGGEADAFIASQGSRDVDEDYVRDLGNSLIK